In one window of Bdellovibrio bacteriovorus W DNA:
- a CDS encoding Serine protease precursor (COG1404 Subtilisin-like serine proteases) has translation MKNKAKKRTFTLSNLLTRLSYFLLILFLVPTAQAGRALVFMKNRESFQGAQLPVKIQKHLKNLNVFIVEAQDDQQLQAIKNLPGVAYVEKEFNHPVKLENIAIEKAEKPWGLDAIKAPRAWEIAGKGKGIRVLVLDTGIDPQHPSLKDNFEKGRDFTGASKGTFFFDETGHGTHVAGTVAAIENSSGFAGVAPEATILAGRVCGEMGCNSIGVIEGIDWGVSEKVDVINLSLGSTGASPATLEAVLRADRAGVSIVAATGNYGVNEVLFPAAYPSVIAVGAVDRHMQIAKFSQYGPEVTLVAPGVEIVSTYPRAKGSPFFETFGTSMASPHVAGVVALVRSANKKLTPLEIKELLIKTAIPLSPNIDNKFGAGLVNAEAAVSEALRLTK, from the coding sequence ATGAAAAATAAGGCTAAAAAGAGAACTTTTACGCTGTCGAATCTTTTGACAAGGTTGTCTTATTTTCTTTTGATTCTTTTCTTGGTTCCAACAGCTCAAGCCGGCCGCGCCCTTGTGTTTATGAAGAATCGAGAGTCTTTCCAAGGTGCTCAGCTACCCGTAAAAATTCAAAAACACCTAAAAAATTTAAATGTTTTTATCGTTGAAGCCCAGGATGATCAGCAACTGCAGGCGATCAAGAATCTTCCCGGTGTTGCCTACGTCGAAAAAGAATTTAATCACCCTGTAAAACTTGAAAACATCGCCATTGAAAAAGCCGAAAAGCCGTGGGGATTAGATGCGATTAAAGCTCCCCGCGCTTGGGAAATCGCCGGTAAAGGCAAAGGTATCCGCGTACTGGTGTTAGACACTGGCATTGATCCTCAACATCCATCGCTAAAAGATAACTTCGAAAAAGGCCGCGACTTCACTGGAGCTAGCAAAGGCACTTTCTTTTTTGATGAAACCGGTCACGGCACTCATGTCGCCGGAACTGTAGCGGCTATTGAGAACTCTAGCGGCTTTGCTGGAGTGGCTCCAGAAGCCACGATCTTAGCAGGGCGCGTGTGTGGTGAGATGGGTTGCAATAGCATCGGAGTTATTGAGGGCATTGACTGGGGTGTGAGCGAAAAGGTGGATGTGATCAATCTGTCTCTTGGGTCCACTGGTGCTTCGCCTGCAACTCTTGAGGCCGTTTTAAGAGCTGATCGTGCCGGTGTATCTATCGTCGCTGCCACAGGTAACTATGGCGTGAACGAAGTTCTTTTTCCCGCAGCCTACCCTTCGGTGATTGCAGTGGGCGCGGTCGATCGCCATATGCAAATCGCTAAGTTCTCTCAATACGGGCCCGAGGTCACTTTAGTGGCTCCGGGGGTTGAAATCGTTTCTACCTATCCAAGAGCCAAGGGCTCTCCCTTCTTTGAAACCTTCGGCACCTCTATGGCATCTCCACACGTTGCAGGCGTGGTAGCCCTTGTGAGATCTGCAAATAAAAAGCTCACTCCCTTAGAAATCAAAGAGCTCCTCATTAAAACTGCAATTCCATTATCTCCTAATATCGACAATAAATTCGGTGCAGGACTCGTGAATGCCGAAGCTGCTGTGAGTGAAGCTCTACGCCTCACAAAATAG
- a CDS encoding multidrug ABC transporter permease/ATPase (COG1132 ABC-type multidrug transport system, ATPase and permease components), with amino-acid sequence MELPSDLDPRNITINRNEIRWTTPKDLLLSMVYSLRKYTGPAYLWYLGSSVFALMSPVLVNKFVGLISEGVSSETLTTTLIYGVLLGFFGFLSGLFMQHYFYNGLKAYQVTTSILNERIFSHSLRLSQQARQHNQVGDIVNHMSSDSDNIADFPMVLGDLIMSTFLIIGVVAMLFYYIGVSAFAALLVLFTLAPLTIYVAKKFTYLDEEMMLHRDRRVTLMTQAMNAIRVVKYFAWEKSVSNEVAEVREKELSSRRRLAKAEVISSLGYLGVSTLVLFVALAVHAWRGQELNAATIFTCIALFGLLEGPFGDLSRLISRTTNGLVGARRILSYLAQEEVQVDVREQDRSEPVGIHLESLSIRHAGQDSDLLTDITLDVKAGESLALVGPVGSGKSSLIMALLGEINPQSGRCIFVPESGAKPRMAFVPQEAYIVNASLLENLKFGESVSNEEVRRALHNSCLSRDLKEWSSGLRTEIGEKGVNLSGGQKQRVALARAFLRKPQVVLLDDPLSAVDAETERLLCERLLFGAWQGVTRVVATHRLEYLSNFDKVAFVHEGKVQGLGTFNELLVGCPSFLSFYKEHGKSQGEEEAKPHEQAVTYEELELHDSNDGQRVTEDEDREVGAVKSTVYWDYISSLGGDGRYTKPLILVLLLMSAILTAVLPLAQKAWLSFYSENSGKWLALTAVGIYGLIGITVLVGSLMNHLFWLSRGIRAGKNMHDKMLKSVLSAPIRFFDSTPVGRIIQRFSRDVESVDVYLQWSFDSAVHCALQVIVSIVLILGLMPLMILVIGPVMSLYYIVQRDYRRPAREVKRFDSVARSPRYAHFKESLQGLTVIRGFNKTEWFMENFYQKLFHSHKMFHAHILVNRWFSTRVPLIGGLISTATAVGVTLSAYHGVMEAGTAGLVTLYSLSFWGYLNWGVRVFADIESRMTSIERLKFFSNLPAEVSILKASNEVLRETWPEKGRINVESLKVRYASHLPLVLKGINFEVEAGSRVGIIGRTGSGKSTFFQTLFRFIEAEEGSILIDGVDIATVPLEKLRRSLAIIPQDPTLFMGTIRSNLDRYNEYSDEEVMEALKHASMWEYVKSLPQILNSPVTEGGQNLSQGQRQLLCLARALLTNAKVIVMDEATASVDVQTDALLQKVIRTSFKGVTMLIIAHRLGTISDCDQIIEILAGEVKSIRRPEELTEKEIEESLV; translated from the coding sequence ATGGAACTCCCATCGGATCTTGATCCTAGAAATATTACTATTAATCGGAACGAGATTCGTTGGACGACTCCTAAGGATTTGCTTTTGTCGATGGTCTATAGCTTAAGAAAATATACAGGACCGGCATACCTTTGGTATTTGGGGAGTTCCGTTTTTGCGTTAATGTCACCTGTATTGGTAAACAAGTTTGTAGGACTTATTTCTGAAGGAGTGTCTTCAGAGACTCTCACAACGACTTTGATCTATGGTGTATTACTTGGTTTTTTTGGCTTTTTGTCAGGCCTCTTTATGCAACATTATTTCTATAATGGTCTTAAAGCTTATCAAGTCACTACGAGTATTTTGAATGAAAGAATATTCTCTCATAGTTTGCGATTGAGTCAGCAAGCTCGGCAGCACAATCAAGTGGGGGATATCGTAAATCACATGAGCAGTGATAGCGATAATATTGCGGATTTCCCGATGGTTTTAGGGGATCTGATAATGTCGACCTTCCTGATCATCGGCGTTGTTGCAATGCTCTTCTATTACATAGGAGTCTCTGCATTTGCAGCTCTTCTAGTTCTTTTTACGCTAGCCCCTTTAACAATTTACGTGGCCAAAAAGTTCACGTATCTCGATGAAGAAATGATGCTACATCGGGACCGTCGTGTCACATTGATGACACAGGCAATGAATGCCATTCGGGTTGTAAAGTATTTTGCATGGGAAAAAAGTGTTTCGAATGAAGTAGCAGAGGTACGTGAAAAAGAGCTTTCTAGTCGAAGAAGACTAGCTAAGGCGGAAGTAATTTCAAGCCTTGGCTACCTCGGAGTTTCGACTTTAGTTCTTTTTGTAGCACTTGCTGTCCATGCTTGGCGAGGGCAAGAACTCAACGCCGCCACTATATTTACTTGCATAGCACTTTTTGGATTGCTGGAGGGACCCTTTGGCGACTTGTCTCGTTTGATTTCTCGCACAACCAATGGACTGGTGGGCGCAAGGCGAATTTTATCTTATTTAGCGCAAGAAGAAGTGCAGGTGGATGTTCGTGAGCAAGATCGTTCAGAACCTGTAGGGATTCATTTAGAATCTTTAAGCATTCGCCATGCAGGTCAAGATAGCGATCTTTTGACGGATATTACTCTTGATGTGAAAGCCGGAGAATCGTTGGCGCTTGTGGGGCCGGTTGGTTCAGGAAAGAGTTCGCTTATAATGGCCTTATTAGGTGAGATCAATCCTCAATCAGGTCGTTGCATTTTTGTTCCAGAATCTGGAGCAAAACCTCGGATGGCCTTTGTGCCCCAAGAAGCATATATCGTAAATGCTTCTCTCTTAGAAAATTTGAAATTTGGAGAATCTGTAAGCAATGAAGAGGTTCGCCGAGCTCTACATAATAGTTGTTTGAGTCGAGATCTTAAAGAGTGGTCGTCGGGCCTTCGCACGGAAATCGGAGAAAAAGGCGTGAACCTATCTGGTGGACAAAAGCAACGGGTTGCTTTAGCCCGCGCCTTTTTAAGAAAGCCACAAGTGGTGTTGTTAGATGATCCACTTTCAGCTGTGGATGCAGAAACGGAACGGCTTCTTTGCGAACGCCTCTTGTTCGGAGCTTGGCAGGGAGTTACGCGAGTTGTAGCTACTCATCGACTCGAGTATCTGTCGAATTTTGATAAAGTTGCATTTGTACATGAGGGAAAGGTTCAAGGACTTGGTACTTTTAATGAGTTACTAGTGGGTTGTCCTTCTTTTCTGTCTTTTTATAAAGAGCATGGGAAGTCACAAGGGGAAGAAGAGGCTAAACCGCACGAGCAAGCAGTAACATATGAAGAGTTGGAGCTTCATGATAGCAATGATGGTCAACGAGTCACTGAAGATGAAGATCGAGAAGTGGGGGCCGTTAAGAGTACCGTCTATTGGGATTATATCAGCTCTTTGGGGGGAGATGGACGCTATACAAAACCACTAATACTTGTCTTGCTTTTGATGTCAGCAATTTTGACTGCGGTCTTACCTTTGGCACAGAAAGCTTGGTTATCTTTTTATTCAGAAAATAGCGGTAAGTGGTTGGCTTTGACTGCCGTAGGAATATACGGATTGATCGGGATCACAGTTTTGGTTGGATCTTTGATGAATCATCTCTTTTGGCTCAGTCGAGGAATTAGAGCGGGTAAAAATATGCATGATAAGATGCTTAAAAGCGTTTTAAGTGCGCCGATTCGCTTTTTTGATTCTACTCCTGTAGGGCGAATCATTCAGAGATTTTCGAGAGACGTTGAATCTGTAGATGTGTATCTGCAATGGAGTTTTGATTCTGCAGTTCACTGTGCATTGCAGGTGATAGTATCAATTGTTTTGATTTTAGGACTTATGCCTTTAATGATTTTGGTTATCGGCCCGGTGATGAGTCTTTATTACATAGTGCAACGAGACTACAGACGTCCAGCTAGAGAAGTGAAACGCTTTGATAGTGTCGCGCGATCTCCACGTTATGCTCACTTCAAGGAAAGCTTGCAGGGGTTAACAGTTATTCGCGGATTCAATAAGACAGAGTGGTTTATGGAAAACTTTTATCAAAAGCTTTTTCACAGCCATAAAATGTTTCATGCACATATTTTAGTAAATCGTTGGTTCTCTACTCGCGTGCCTTTGATTGGCGGACTTATCTCCACGGCGACAGCTGTGGGAGTAACTCTATCTGCCTATCATGGTGTGATGGAGGCGGGGACAGCAGGCCTTGTAACTCTTTATTCACTTTCTTTTTGGGGATACCTAAATTGGGGAGTTCGTGTTTTTGCGGATATTGAATCAAGAATGACCTCGATTGAAAGATTGAAGTTCTTTTCAAACTTACCTGCTGAAGTTTCAATTTTGAAAGCTTCGAACGAGGTCTTACGTGAAACATGGCCTGAAAAAGGTCGAATAAATGTTGAATCTTTAAAGGTTCGCTATGCTTCTCATTTGCCTTTGGTTTTAAAAGGAATCAACTTTGAAGTCGAGGCTGGAAGTCGCGTGGGAATTATCGGTCGCACGGGATCGGGTAAGAGCACATTTTTTCAAACCCTCTTCCGTTTCATTGAGGCCGAAGAAGGTAGTATTTTAATAGACGGAGTTGACATAGCCACTGTGCCCTTAGAGAAATTGCGCCGAAGTCTTGCAATCATACCTCAAGACCCAACGTTATTTATGGGCACGATTCGAAGTAATTTAGACCGCTATAACGAATATTCAGATGAAGAAGTTATGGAGGCACTTAAACACGCTTCGATGTGGGAATATGTAAAGTCTTTGCCTCAGATTTTGAATTCACCGGTTACAGAAGGCGGGCAAAATTTAAGTCAAGGCCAGCGTCAATTGCTCTGTCTTGCGCGTGCTCTACTGACAAACGCAAAGGTCATCGTTATGGATGAAGCGACTGCGAGTGTTGATGTGCAAACAGATGCGCTCTTACAGAAGGTGATTCGCACATCCTTCAAAGGTGTTACGATGCTTATTATTGCCCATCGTCTGGGAACCATCTCAGATTGCGATCAGATTATTGAGATTTTAGCAGGTGAGGTGAAATCTATCCGACGACCTGAAGAGCTGACAGAAAAAGAAATTGAAGAGAGCCTAGTCTAA
- a CDS encoding rhomboid-like protein (RRP) (COG0705 Uncharacterized membrane protein (homolog of Drosophila rhomboid)) codes for MPASGHAVFEKKEYWRLWSALFAHGDVKHLLSNCLTFFVVGYFLIGYFSLWFFPVAGFFVGGVVNYLTLKTYPPAVDLIGVSGVVYWMAGAWLILYFLLDLRKTKMQRALRALGVAIGIFMPASAFDPSISYMAHLLGFAFGIASGGIYYVFNRARFRKAVKVEYITEDLVTPSSQSE; via the coding sequence ATGCCAGCGTCGGGGCACGCCGTCTTTGAAAAAAAAGAATACTGGAGATTATGGAGTGCTTTGTTTGCTCACGGTGATGTGAAGCATTTGCTTTCTAACTGTCTCACTTTTTTTGTCGTTGGGTATTTCTTAATAGGCTACTTCAGTCTCTGGTTCTTTCCAGTGGCGGGATTCTTCGTTGGTGGTGTCGTCAACTATTTGACTTTGAAGACTTATCCTCCGGCAGTAGATCTGATTGGTGTTTCCGGCGTTGTTTATTGGATGGCTGGAGCATGGTTGATTTTATATTTTCTTTTAGATCTCAGAAAAACAAAAATGCAGAGAGCTCTTCGTGCACTCGGAGTTGCTATTGGGATTTTTATGCCGGCTTCGGCTTTTGATCCCTCCATCAGCTATATGGCGCATCTTTTAGGATTTGCTTTCGGTATTGCATCGGGGGGGATCTATTATGTTTTTAATCGAGCTCGTTTTAGAAAAGCAGTCAAGGTGGAGTATATCACGGAGGATTTAGTCACTCCTTCTTCACAATCTGAATAA
- a CDS encoding two-component sensor histidine kinase (COG0642 Signal transduction histidine kinase), whose product MFSKNQNKFFPALSIRVRLSLLFVTLFGVFTLVFNIFIYQFMVDTLQQDFDDALFNYSVDVADSITLERSGDVNIPPLHLEHEKILPFRLGTALILIRHSSGKILEKVGNFGTFDPPYEKSLKVLRSGKDYDYQTLTELESIPNVEAHSYRLISVPLDEKKKTQLMLQIAVPMTLLEKQVRSQKNILQMGIPIVLLAATLAGIFLSARAMRPLKNMIEVTKEIKASDFSKRVPIPSANDEIKMLSLTFNEMLERIGQAFHSQERFVADASHQLMTPLAVLRGELELTSKSETPEVQSLSQSLLQEVDHLAKIVQEMLLLSRIDAGMGSLNLEELRLDELIYELLPRLEKVALKKQLKLVVTLRNDEHIESPLILGDRDLLQHLFNNLIENAIKYSPNSEAIYLEIGWNEERSFVTVRDRAGGIPEDQLPYIFDRFSRGAQVENKIKGHGIGLAIAQKVAQLHGAEIEAWNSEGGANFNLEIKNL is encoded by the coding sequence ATGTTCTCAAAGAATCAAAATAAATTTTTTCCAGCCCTGAGTATTCGTGTCCGCTTGTCACTGTTATTTGTGACTCTGTTTGGAGTTTTCACACTTGTTTTTAATATTTTTATCTATCAGTTTATGGTCGATACTCTTCAACAAGATTTTGACGATGCACTTTTTAATTACAGTGTGGACGTGGCAGATAGTATCACTCTAGAGCGCAGTGGAGACGTCAATATTCCACCTCTGCACTTGGAGCATGAAAAGATATTGCCATTCCGACTAGGGACGGCCCTTATTCTCATTCGTCATAGTTCAGGGAAGATCTTAGAAAAAGTAGGGAACTTTGGAACCTTTGATCCTCCCTATGAGAAATCCCTGAAAGTCCTGCGTTCAGGGAAGGATTATGACTATCAGACTTTGACTGAACTTGAGAGTATCCCCAATGTGGAAGCTCATTCTTATCGATTAATCAGTGTGCCATTGGATGAGAAAAAGAAAACTCAACTGATGCTTCAGATTGCGGTACCAATGACTCTTCTGGAGAAACAGGTACGCAGTCAAAAAAATATACTTCAGATGGGTATTCCAATCGTTTTATTGGCTGCGACTTTAGCGGGAATCTTTCTTTCGGCTCGTGCAATGCGACCTTTAAAGAATATGATCGAGGTGACAAAAGAGATCAAAGCCAGTGATTTTTCTAAACGAGTACCGATTCCGAGCGCAAATGACGAAATAAAAATGCTTTCGCTGACCTTTAACGAGATGCTCGAGCGGATAGGACAAGCTTTTCATAGTCAGGAAAGATTTGTTGCCGATGCCTCACATCAGTTAATGACCCCCCTTGCAGTTCTAAGGGGTGAGCTTGAGTTGACTAGTAAATCTGAGACTCCAGAAGTTCAGAGTTTAAGTCAGAGTCTTTTGCAGGAAGTAGATCATTTAGCAAAGATTGTTCAAGAAATGCTTCTGCTTTCTCGTATAGATGCAGGGATGGGGAGTTTGAATCTTGAAGAGTTGCGATTAGATGAGTTGATCTATGAGCTGCTCCCTCGGCTTGAGAAAGTAGCTTTAAAGAAACAATTGAAACTTGTGGTGACACTTCGAAACGATGAGCATATTGAAAGTCCTTTGATTCTTGGTGATCGAGATCTTTTACAGCATCTCTTTAATAATTTGATAGAGAACGCGATTAAATACTCACCCAACTCAGAGGCTATTTATCTTGAGATTGGTTGGAACGAGGAGCGTTCATTTGTGACAGTTCGGGATCGGGCCGGAGGAATTCCTGAGGACCAGTTGCCCTATATCTTTGACCGATTCTCTCGGGGAGCCCAGGTCGAGAATAAAATAAAAGGGCACGGTATTGGTCTGGCAATTGCTCAAAAAGTGGCTCAGCTCCACGGTGCTGAAATTGAGGCTTGGAATTCTGAGGGCGGAGCTAATTTCAACCTTGAGATTAAAAACCTTTAA
- a CDS encoding putative 2-component transcriptional regulator (COG0745 Response regulators consisting of a CheY-like receiver domain and a winged-helix DNA-binding domain) produces MRILVVEDSDKMSRFLKQGLNEVGYVVDIAAKGKDAEECVAASSYDLIILDVMLPDQSGLETSKNLRRDGYAGPILMLTALGTTKDKVAGLDAGADDYLTKPYSFEELHARIRALLRRQSPKKLSDHLLKYSDLEMDLLNRQVKREGKEISLTTKEFSLLEFFMRHPERPLGRVSIAEQVWDLHFDSESNVIDVYINMLRKKVDVPFSKKLIHTVVGTGYVLKESK; encoded by the coding sequence ATGCGTATTCTGGTCGTTGAAGATTCAGATAAGATGTCTCGCTTTTTAAAGCAGGGCCTGAATGAGGTCGGCTACGTCGTCGATATCGCCGCCAAAGGTAAAGATGCCGAAGAGTGTGTGGCGGCAAGTTCCTATGATCTTATAATTTTAGATGTGATGCTGCCAGATCAAAGTGGCCTAGAGACTTCGAAGAACCTTAGACGTGATGGTTATGCAGGTCCGATATTGATGCTGACGGCATTGGGAACGACCAAAGATAAAGTGGCGGGATTAGATGCTGGAGCGGACGACTATCTGACCAAACCCTATTCCTTTGAAGAGCTCCACGCAAGAATCAGAGCATTGCTGCGTCGTCAAAGTCCAAAAAAATTGTCGGATCACCTTCTAAAATATTCAGACCTTGAGATGGACCTTCTCAATCGGCAGGTGAAACGTGAGGGGAAAGAAATCTCCCTCACAACAAAAGAGTTTTCACTTTTAGAATTTTTCATGCGCCATCCAGAAAGACCTTTAGGACGAGTATCCATTGCCGAACAGGTATGGGATCTGCATTTTGATTCAGAAAGCAATGTCATCGACGTCTATATCAATATGCTGCGAAAGAAAGTAGACGTCCCATTTAGCAAGAAGCTCATTCATACAGTTGTAGGGACGGGTTATGTTCTCAAAGAATCAAAATAA
- a CDS encoding arsenate reductase (COG1393 Arsenate reductase and related proteins, glutaredoxin family) → MKKWTLYHNPRCSKSREALALLEASNVSFQVVEYLKDTPSIEELKHILKVLKVPAKNLVRTKEELYQDLSFDLNSDDVILENLTRHPSLLERPILFNDSVAVIARPPELLLELLKS, encoded by the coding sequence ATGAAAAAATGGACACTCTATCACAATCCACGCTGCTCAAAGTCTCGCGAAGCCTTAGCTCTCCTTGAAGCAAGTAACGTATCTTTTCAGGTCGTTGAATATTTAAAAGACACTCCCTCTATTGAGGAGCTAAAACACATTCTCAAAGTCCTAAAAGTCCCAGCTAAAAATCTTGTTCGAACCAAAGAAGAACTCTATCAAGACCTTTCTTTCGACTTAAACTCTGACGATGTGATTTTAGAAAACCTCACACGCCATCCTTCACTCCTGGAGCGACCGATTCTTTTTAATGACTCGGTAGCAGTCATTGCGCGTCCCCCAGAGCTTCTCTTAGAACTCCTGAAGTCTTAG
- a CDS encoding choloylglycine hydrolase (COG3049 Penicillin V acylase and related amidases), with translation MKRPFLTGLICLSTIFAYSTPTLACSKVLWQSKSGPEVIVGRNMDWLEDTRSNLWLFPRGMTRDGAVPENPLKWTSKYGSVGLSIYDIGTVDGINERGLSMSMLYLTESKFGKRDPKVPGLSVTLWGQYFLDNFATVQEAVESLKTNPFQVAQVDVETSAGKKEGTVHLSISDNTGDSVVLEYINGKLQTYHNKDFIVMTNSPTYDKQLEIIRQYKSFGGSKALPGTTEAADRFVRAAYYTSHLPDTKDYREAVAGVFSVMRNVSQPFGVSDPARPNISPTRWRTVADLTKRIYYYENTESPNLVWVELEKLNFDKKQKTKKIDLVKNYSLIGNISDKFKEVSPMKFLATGSPMPAASESKTE, from the coding sequence ATGAAGCGACCCTTTCTAACTGGTCTCATCTGTCTCTCGACGATCTTTGCCTACTCGACGCCAACATTGGCCTGCTCCAAAGTTCTTTGGCAAAGTAAAAGTGGACCTGAAGTCATTGTTGGAAGAAATATGGATTGGCTGGAAGATACGCGTAGTAATCTTTGGCTTTTTCCTCGAGGTATGACCCGCGATGGTGCGGTTCCTGAAAATCCTTTAAAGTGGACTTCCAAATACGGCAGCGTCGGTCTTTCTATCTATGATATTGGCACAGTGGATGGCATCAATGAAAGAGGCCTGTCCATGAGCATGCTCTACCTCACAGAAAGTAAGTTCGGCAAAAGAGACCCCAAAGTTCCAGGCCTTTCTGTCACTCTATGGGGTCAGTACTTTTTAGATAATTTTGCAACTGTGCAAGAGGCCGTTGAGTCATTGAAAACGAATCCCTTTCAAGTGGCCCAAGTGGATGTCGAAACATCCGCCGGTAAAAAAGAAGGGACCGTTCATTTAAGTATTAGCGATAATACCGGAGACAGCGTCGTACTGGAATACATCAACGGCAAACTTCAGACTTACCATAATAAAGACTTTATCGTCATGACGAACTCTCCAACCTACGACAAACAACTGGAAATCATACGTCAGTATAAAAGTTTTGGAGGAAGCAAAGCTCTGCCTGGCACTACAGAAGCTGCCGATCGTTTCGTGAGAGCTGCTTACTACACCTCTCATCTTCCGGATACAAAAGACTATAGAGAAGCCGTCGCCGGAGTTTTCAGCGTTATGCGAAACGTCTCTCAGCCCTTCGGTGTGAGTGATCCAGCTCGCCCGAACATTTCCCCGACTCGCTGGAGAACTGTGGCAGATCTAACAAAAAGAATCTACTACTATGAGAATACAGAAAGTCCTAATTTGGTTTGGGTCGAACTCGAGAAACTTAACTTCGACAAGAAACAAAAAACTAAAAAAATTGATCTTGTGAAAAACTATTCTCTGATTGGAAATATCAGCGATAAATTTAAAGAAGTTTCACCAATGAAGTTTTTAGCAACTGGCTCTCCAATGCCGGCAGCCTCTGAATCAAAAACAGAGTAA
- a CDS encoding SoxR-related transcriptional regulator (COG0789 Predicted transcriptional regulators) codes for MNIGELSKISGVSDKMIRHYESIGLLPKAKRSESGYRQYSEKDAHNLIFIKRSRQLGFSTSEIKTLIGLWKNKSRTSKEVKKLASAHLEELEQKISDLQEMADSIRHLVHCCSGDERPECPILENLEIQK; via the coding sequence ATGAATATAGGTGAGCTTTCAAAAATTTCAGGTGTCAGTGATAAGATGATTCGTCACTATGAATCGATAGGTCTTCTGCCGAAGGCTAAGAGGTCAGAGTCTGGGTATCGGCAATACTCTGAAAAAGATGCTCACAACTTAATCTTCATTAAGAGATCTCGACAGTTGGGATTTTCGACTTCTGAAATTAAAACGCTTATAGGACTGTGGAAGAATAAAAGCCGCACATCCAAGGAAGTTAAGAAATTGGCTTCGGCGCATTTAGAAGAGTTGGAACAAAAAATTTCTGATTTACAGGAAATGGCGGATTCGATTCGGCATCTGGTTCATTGTTGTTCTGGAGATGAAAGACCGGAGTGTCCTATTCTAGAAAATCTAGAGATTCAAAAATAA